In one Pseudomonas purpurea genomic region, the following are encoded:
- a CDS encoding LysR family transcriptional regulator, which yields MSEMDDLAAFAVLIEAGSFTLAAQQLGCSKGQLSKRISQLEANFAVVLLQRTTRRLSLTAAGAALLPQAQALVIQVERARQALARLKDDMAGPVRITVPVSLGETFFDGALLEFSRQYPEVQIELDLNNSYRDLSRDGFDLAIRSEVANDERLVAKPLLAWHEMTCASPAYLEQHGEPHTPAALAEHRCLLNSHYSGREEWLYHQQHELLRVRVSGPFASNHYNLLKKAALAGAGIARLPSYLLQAELADGRLRWLLRDYQTRSMPMYLVHPYQGGLPKRTQVLADYLMGWFKRSGEALDRL from the coding sequence ATGAGCGAAATGGATGATCTGGCGGCGTTCGCGGTTTTGATCGAGGCGGGGAGCTTCACCTTGGCGGCCCAGCAATTGGGGTGCAGCAAGGGGCAGTTGTCCAAGCGCATCAGCCAGTTGGAGGCGAACTTCGCGGTGGTGCTGTTGCAGCGCACCACCCGTCGCTTGAGCCTGACGGCAGCCGGCGCCGCGTTATTGCCTCAGGCCCAGGCACTGGTGATCCAGGTCGAGCGCGCGCGTCAGGCGCTGGCCCGTTTGAAGGACGACATGGCCGGGCCGGTGCGAATAACGGTGCCGGTATCGCTGGGGGAGACCTTCTTCGATGGCGCGTTGCTGGAGTTCTCGCGGCAGTATCCCGAGGTGCAGATTGAACTGGACCTCAATAACAGCTACCGCGATTTGTCCCGTGATGGCTTTGACCTGGCGATCCGCTCCGAGGTCGCCAATGACGAACGGCTGGTGGCCAAACCGTTGCTGGCCTGGCATGAGATGACCTGCGCGAGCCCGGCCTATCTCGAGCAACACGGTGAGCCGCACACCCCGGCCGCACTGGCCGAGCATCGTTGCCTGCTCAACAGCCATTACAGCGGTCGCGAAGAATGGCTGTATCACCAGCAACATGAATTGTTGCGGGTGCGGGTTTCGGGGCCGTTCGCCAGCAATCACTACAACCTGCTGAAAAAGGCTGCGCTGGCCGGGGCCGGTATCGCCCGTTTGCCGTCGTACTTGTTGCAGGCCGAACTGGCGGACGGGCGTTTGCGCTGGCTGCTGCGCGACTACCAGACGCGCAGCATGCCGATGTACCTGGTGCATCCGTATCAGGGCGGTTTGCCCAAGCGCACGCAAGTGCTGGCCGACTACCTGATGGGCTGGTTCAAGCGCAGCGGTGAGGCGCTGGACCGGTTGTAG
- a CDS encoding DoxX family protein, with the protein MNTRTEHPDAAARLIERIIELFEKIPHCLIAFIARFSIAAVFWKSGQTKVEGLAIDLIDGTFQLGVPRLADSTIPLFKSEYPVPLLSPELAAHMAAFAEHFFPILILVGFATRFSALALLGMTLIIQTFVYPDAYPTHGTWAAVLLYLMARGPGVLSIDHLIAKRFRAV; encoded by the coding sequence ATGAACACCCGCACCGAACACCCTGACGCTGCTGCACGCCTGATCGAACGGATCATCGAACTGTTCGAAAAAATCCCTCACTGCCTGATCGCATTCATCGCGCGGTTTTCCATCGCGGCGGTGTTCTGGAAGTCCGGCCAGACCAAGGTCGAGGGCCTGGCAATCGACCTGATCGACGGTACGTTCCAGCTCGGTGTACCGAGGCTTGCAGACTCGACCATTCCCTTGTTCAAGAGCGAATACCCTGTGCCGCTGCTGTCGCCGGAACTGGCGGCGCACATGGCGGCATTCGCCGAACACTTCTTTCCGATCCTGATCCTGGTCGGCTTCGCTACCCGCTTCTCGGCGCTGGCCCTGCTGGGCATGACCCTGATCATTCAAACCTTCGTCTACCCGGACGCCTACCCGACCCACGGCACCTGGGCAGCCGTGCTGCTGTACCTGATGGCCAGAGGCCCGGGTGTGCTGTCGATCGACCACCTGATCGCCAAGCGCTTTCGCGCCGTGTAA
- a CDS encoding DNA-binding domain-containing protein, which translates to MSLQSEFSKALLTPEPVCPSGLFSANGADPASRFAVYRNNVQSSLINALIDGYPVLVQLVGDAFFRGMAQCYVRQCPPGNPLMSDYGNDLADFIEGFLPAATVPYLADVARLERLRVKAYHAADAEAVEPGQIAAAIGDPEALARLRMDLHPSTFTLNSPYAVVALWAAHQAETPPQDLAPYHPQTALVLRNGLEVEVFAIDTGSMTFIRSLQDNRPLGLAVADAQDAAPAFNLSQCLALLIGHNAITRLHPDKVSP; encoded by the coding sequence ATGAGCCTTCAATCCGAATTCAGTAAGGCCCTGCTCACCCCGGAACCGGTTTGCCCAAGCGGGTTGTTCAGCGCCAACGGCGCCGACCCGGCCAGTCGCTTCGCGGTTTATCGCAACAACGTGCAAAGCTCGCTGATCAACGCCCTGATCGACGGATACCCGGTGCTCGTGCAGTTGGTCGGGGACGCGTTCTTTCGGGGCATGGCCCAGTGTTACGTACGGCAATGCCCGCCAGGCAACCCGTTGATGAGCGACTACGGCAACGACCTGGCCGATTTCATCGAAGGTTTTTTGCCAGCCGCGACGGTGCCATATCTGGCGGATGTAGCGCGGTTGGAACGCCTGCGAGTCAAGGCCTATCACGCGGCAGATGCCGAGGCCGTCGAGCCCGGGCAGATTGCAGCAGCCATCGGTGACCCGGAAGCCCTCGCCCGCTTACGCATGGATCTGCATCCCTCAACCTTCACCCTGAACTCGCCATACGCCGTGGTTGCCCTGTGGGCAGCCCATCAAGCTGAAACCCCGCCCCAGGACCTTGCGCCGTATCACCCGCAAACCGCGCTGGTGCTGCGCAACGGTCTGGAGGTCGAGGTTTTCGCCATCGATACAGGCTCGATGACCTTCATCCGCAGCCTGCAAGACAACCGCCCGCTGGGACTTGCCGTGGCCGATGCACAGGACGCCGCCCCGGCGTTCAACCTCAGCCAATGCCTGGCGCTCTTAATTGGCCACAACGCCATCACCCGCTTACACCCAGACAAGGTATCGCCATGA
- a CDS encoding DUF692 domain-containing protein codes for MLTSPALPTQHAAQAGANRLPPRAGLGLKTEHFREVLGSHPDIGFFEVHAENYMVAGGPFHHYLGLIREQYPLSLHGVGLSIGAEGPLNTAHLARLAQLIERYQPQSFSEHLAWSSHGPVFLNDLLPLAYDEPTLNRVCAHIDQVQNSLKRPMLLENPATYLQFQRSSIDETAFITEVIRRTGCGLLLDVNNVYVSCINHQRDPLAYIDALPLYAVGEIHLAGFAEDTDSLGDRLLIDDHGAPIDNAVWALYRQVLERVGPMATLIERDNQLPAFSVLQAEAGQADEWLRSAGARP; via the coding sequence ATGCTGACCTCCCCCGCCCTACCTACCCAGCACGCTGCCCAGGCAGGCGCGAACCGGCTCCCGCCCCGTGCGGGACTGGGCCTGAAGACCGAGCACTTTCGCGAAGTGCTCGGTTCACACCCGGACATCGGTTTCTTCGAAGTCCACGCTGAAAACTACATGGTGGCGGGGGGGCCGTTTCACCATTACCTGGGATTGATCCGCGAACAGTACCCGCTGTCGCTCCACGGCGTCGGTCTGTCCATTGGCGCCGAAGGGCCGCTCAACACAGCGCATCTGGCGCGACTGGCGCAATTGATCGAGCGCTATCAACCCCAGTCCTTTTCCGAACACCTGGCATGGTCCAGTCATGGCCCGGTGTTTCTCAATGACCTGCTCCCGTTGGCGTACGACGAACCCACACTCAATCGCGTCTGCGCGCACATCGATCAGGTTCAGAACAGCCTCAAACGTCCGATGCTGCTGGAGAACCCGGCGACCTACCTGCAATTTCAGCGCTCAAGCATCGACGAAACCGCTTTCATCACCGAAGTCATTCGCCGCACCGGTTGCGGCCTGCTGCTGGACGTCAACAACGTCTACGTTTCCTGCATCAATCACCAGCGCGATCCACTGGCCTACATCGATGCCCTACCGTTGTATGCCGTCGGTGAGATCCATCTGGCAGGTTTTGCCGAAGACACCGACAGCCTCGGTGATCGACTGCTGATCGACGACCACGGCGCGCCCATCGATAACGCCGTGTGGGCGCTGTATCGGCAAGTGCTCGAACGTGTGGGGCCGATGGCTACGCTGATCGAACGGGACAACCAACTCCCGGCGTTCAGCGTGTTACAGGCCGAAGCGGGTCAGGCCGATGAATGGCTCAGGTCTGCCGGAGCTCGCCCATGA
- a CDS encoding DUF2282 domain-containing protein — MTATTRTLSAAAIALALGSALSIAALPTTAHAADDMEKCFGVAMKGKNDCAAGAGTTCAGTSKMDHQANAWKLVPKGTCETTASPTSPTGFGQLAAYKAK, encoded by the coding sequence ATGACTGCTACCACTCGCACCCTGTCCGCCGCCGCTATCGCCCTGGCCCTCGGTTCTGCCTTGAGCATCGCCGCTCTGCCAACCACCGCCCACGCCGCCGACGACATGGAAAAATGCTTTGGCGTTGCCATGAAAGGTAAAAACGATTGCGCCGCAGGCGCGGGCACCACCTGCGCCGGCACCTCGAAAATGGACCACCAGGCCAACGCCTGGAAACTCGTACCAAAAGGCACTTGCGAAACCACCGCCAGCCCAACCTCGCCGACCGGCTTCGGCCAACTGGCCGCCTACAAAGCCAAGTAA
- a CDS encoding ABC transporter ATP-binding protein produces the protein MLQFENVSTFYGKIQALHSVNVEVRQGEIVTLIGANGAGKSTLLMTLCGSPQAHSGSIRYMGEELVGQDSARIMRKSIAVVPEGRRVFARLTVEENLAMGGFFTDKGDYQEQMDKVLHLFPRLKERFSQRGGTMSGGEQQMLAIGRALMSKPKLLLLDEPSLGLAPIIIQQIFDIIEQLRKDGVTVFLVEQNANQALKIADRAYVLENGRVVMQGTGEALLTDPKVREAYLGG, from the coding sequence ATGCTGCAATTCGAAAACGTTTCCACCTTCTACGGCAAGATCCAGGCCCTGCACAGCGTCAACGTCGAAGTCCGCCAGGGCGAGATCGTTACGCTGATCGGTGCCAACGGCGCCGGCAAGTCGACCCTGCTGATGACCCTTTGCGGTTCACCGCAAGCCCATAGCGGCAGCATCCGCTACATGGGCGAGGAACTGGTCGGCCAGGACTCGGCGCGGATCATGCGTAAAAGCATCGCAGTGGTACCGGAAGGTCGTCGGGTGTTCGCTCGCCTGACCGTCGAGGAGAACCTCGCCATGGGCGGGTTCTTCACCGACAAGGGCGACTACCAGGAGCAGATGGACAAGGTCCTGCACCTGTTTCCCCGGCTCAAGGAGCGCTTCAGCCAACGGGGCGGCACCATGTCCGGTGGCGAGCAGCAAATGCTCGCCATCGGCCGGGCGCTGATGAGCAAACCCAAGCTGCTGCTGCTCGACGAGCCGTCGCTGGGCCTGGCGCCGATCATCATCCAGCAGATCTTCGACATCATCGAACAACTGCGCAAGGATGGGGTCACGGTGTTCCTGGTAGAACAGAACGCCAACCAGGCCTTGAAAATCGCCGACCGCGCCTACGTGCTGGAGAACGGCCGGGTGGTGATGCAAGGCACGGGTGAAGCCCTGCTGACCGATCCCAAAGTGCGCGAAGCCTACCTGGGCGGTTAA
- the livG gene encoding high-affinity branched-chain amino acid ABC transporter ATP-binding protein LivG — protein sequence MSREILKVSGLSMRFGGLLAVNGVALTVKEKQVVSMIGPNGAGKTTVFNCLTGFYQPTAGTILLDGEPIQGLPGHKIARKGVVRTFQNVRLFKDMTAVENLLIAQHRHLNTNFLAGLFKTPAFRKSEREAMEYAEYWLDKVNLREFANRPAGTLAYGQQRRLEIARCMMTRPRILMLDEPAAGLNPRETDDLKALISVLREEHNATVLLIEHDMKLVMSISDHIVVINQGTPLADGTPEQIRDNPEVIKAYLGEA from the coding sequence ATGAGCCGTGAGATCCTGAAAGTAAGCGGCCTGAGCATGCGCTTCGGCGGCCTGTTGGCGGTCAACGGCGTGGCCCTGACCGTAAAGGAAAAGCAGGTGGTGTCGATGATCGGCCCGAACGGCGCCGGCAAGACCACCGTGTTCAACTGCCTGACCGGTTTCTACCAGCCCACCGCCGGCACCATCCTGCTGGACGGCGAGCCGATCCAGGGCCTGCCCGGCCATAAGATTGCCCGCAAGGGCGTGGTGCGGACCTTCCAGAACGTGCGTTTGTTCAAGGACATGACGGCGGTCGAGAACCTCTTGATCGCCCAGCACCGTCACCTGAACACCAACTTCCTGGCCGGTCTGTTCAAGACCCCGGCGTTCCGCAAAAGCGAACGCGAAGCCATGGAGTACGCCGAGTACTGGCTGGACAAGGTCAACCTCAGGGAGTTCGCCAACCGCCCTGCCGGGACGTTGGCCTACGGTCAGCAACGACGCCTGGAAATCGCCCGCTGCATGATGACCCGTCCGCGGATCCTCATGCTCGACGAACCGGCCGCCGGCCTGAACCCGCGAGAAACCGATGACCTCAAGGCGCTGATCAGCGTCCTGCGTGAAGAACACAACGCCACCGTGCTGCTGATCGAACACGACATGAAACTGGTCATGAGCATTTCCGACCACATCGTCGTGATCAACCAGGGCACACCACTGGCCGACGGCACGCCGGAGCAGATCCGCGACAATCCTGAAGTGATCAAAGCCTACCTGGGGGAAGCGTAA
- a CDS encoding high-affinity branched-chain amino acid ABC transporter permease LivM, with translation MTRNLKQALFSALLVWAVAYPVLGLKLTIVGINLEVHGTSNATLITIAVCSVLMFLRVLFDHQISAAWKSSPSMPVMPAKASNFLTLPSTQRWIIIALIAGALIWPFFGSRGAVDIATLVLIYVMLGLGLNIVVGLAGLLDLGYVGFYAVGAYSYALLSHYYGLSFWICLPIAGMMAATFGFLLGFPVLRLRGDYLAIVTLGFGEIIRLFLRNLTGLTGGPNGISNIEKPTFFGLTFERKAAEGLQTFHEYFGLEYNSINKVIFLYLVALLLALFALFVINRLLRMPLGRAWEALREDEIACRALGLNPTIIKLSAFTLGACFAGFAGSFFAARQGLVTPESFTFIESATILAIVVLGGMGSQLGVVLAATVMILLPELMREFSEYRMLMFGAMMVLMMIWRPQGLLPMQRPHMELRK, from the coding sequence ATGACTAGGAATCTTAAACAGGCGCTGTTCAGCGCGCTATTGGTTTGGGCTGTGGCGTATCCGGTACTCGGTCTGAAACTGACTATTGTCGGCATCAACCTCGAAGTTCACGGCACCAGCAATGCAACACTGATCACCATCGCCGTGTGCTCGGTGCTGATGTTCCTGCGGGTATTGTTCGACCACCAGATCAGCGCAGCCTGGAAATCCTCGCCAAGCATGCCGGTGATGCCGGCCAAGGCCAGTAACTTCCTGACGCTGCCATCCACTCAGCGCTGGATCATTATCGCGTTGATCGCTGGCGCGCTGATCTGGCCGTTCTTCGGCTCCCGCGGGGCGGTGGACATCGCCACCCTGGTGCTGATCTACGTGATGCTCGGCCTGGGCCTGAACATCGTGGTCGGCCTGGCCGGTCTGCTCGACCTCGGGTACGTCGGTTTCTACGCCGTAGGCGCCTACAGCTACGCGCTGCTGTCGCACTACTACGGCCTGAGCTTCTGGATCTGCCTGCCGATCGCCGGGATGATGGCCGCCACTTTCGGCTTTCTCCTGGGCTTCCCGGTATTGCGGCTGCGCGGTGACTACCTGGCCATCGTGACGCTGGGCTTCGGTGAAATCATCCGTCTGTTCCTGCGTAACCTGACCGGTCTCACCGGTGGTCCGAACGGTATCAGCAACATCGAGAAACCGACGTTCTTCGGCCTGACCTTCGAACGTAAAGCCGCGGAAGGCCTGCAAACCTTCCACGAGTACTTCGGCCTCGAATACAACTCGATCAACAAGGTGATTTTCCTTTACCTGGTTGCGCTGTTGCTGGCGCTGTTTGCCCTGTTCGTCATCAACCGCTTGCTGCGCATGCCACTGGGGCGTGCCTGGGAAGCGCTGCGTGAAGACGAAATCGCGTGCCGCGCGCTGGGCCTGAACCCAACGATCATCAAGCTTTCGGCCTTCACCCTGGGTGCCTGCTTCGCCGGTTTCGCCGGCAGCTTCTTCGCCGCGCGCCAAGGGCTGGTGACACCGGAGTCCTTCACCTTTATCGAGTCCGCCACCATCCTCGCCATCGTGGTCCTGGGCGGCATGGGCTCGCAATTGGGTGTGGTGCTCGCCGCCACCGTGATGATCCTGTTGCCAGAACTGATGCGTGAGTTCAGCGAGTACCGCATGTTGATGTTCGGCGCCATGATGGTGCTGATGATGATCTGGCGCCCTCAAGGCCTGCTGCCCATGCAACGTCCTCACATGGAGCTGCGAAAATGA
- the livH gene encoding high-affinity branched-chain amino acid ABC transporter permease LivH has product MPDIYHFFQQLVNGLTVGSTYALIAIGYTMVYGIIGMINFAHGEVYMIGSYVAFIAIAGLSMMGLDSVPLLMTAAFIATIVVTSAYGYSIERIAYRPLRGSNRLIPLISAIGMSIFLQNTVLLAQDSKDKSIPNLIPGNFSIGPGGAHEVLISYMQIVVFVVTLVAMLGLTLFISRSRLGRACRACAEDIKMANLLGINTNNIIALTFVIGAALAAIAAVLLSMQYGVINPNAGFLVGLKAFTAAVLGGIGSIPGAMLGGLVLGVAEAFGADIFGDQYKDVVAFGLLVLVLLFRPTGLLGRPEVEKV; this is encoded by the coding sequence ATGCCTGACATCTATCACTTCTTCCAACAGCTGGTTAACGGCCTGACCGTTGGCAGCACGTATGCCTTGATCGCCATCGGCTATACGATGGTCTACGGCATCATTGGAATGATCAACTTCGCCCACGGCGAGGTGTACATGATTGGTTCCTACGTGGCGTTCATCGCCATTGCGGGCCTGTCCATGATGGGACTCGACAGTGTCCCGCTATTGATGACCGCTGCTTTCATCGCGACCATCGTCGTTACCAGTGCCTACGGCTACAGCATCGAACGGATCGCCTACCGCCCCTTGCGCGGCAGCAACCGTCTGATCCCGCTGATTTCCGCCATCGGCATGTCGATCTTCCTGCAGAACACCGTTCTGCTGGCGCAAGACTCCAAGGACAAATCCATCCCCAACCTGATCCCCGGCAACTTCTCCATCGGGCCAGGTGGCGCACATGAAGTGCTGATTTCCTACATGCAAATCGTGGTGTTCGTGGTGACCCTGGTCGCCATGCTCGGCCTGACGCTGTTCATCTCCCGTTCTCGCCTGGGCCGCGCCTGCCGCGCCTGCGCCGAAGACATCAAGATGGCCAACCTGTTGGGCATCAACACCAACAACATCATCGCCCTGACCTTCGTCATTGGTGCGGCGCTGGCGGCCATTGCGGCCGTGCTGCTGAGCATGCAATACGGCGTGATCAACCCGAACGCCGGCTTCCTCGTCGGTCTCAAGGCTTTTACCGCTGCGGTACTGGGCGGCATTGGCAGCATTCCGGGCGCCATGCTCGGCGGGCTGGTCCTGGGGGTAGCTGAAGCATTTGGCGCCGATATCTTCGGCGACCAGTACAAGGATGTCGTGGCGTTCGGTCTATTGGTTCTAGTGTTGTTGTTCCGGCCTACCGGCCTGTTGGGCCGTCCGGAGGTTGAAAAAGTATGA
- a CDS encoding branched-chain amino acid ABC transporter substrate-binding protein encodes MNKATKQISKLFAAMVLAGVASHSFAADTIKIGITGPKTGPVAQYGDMQFSGAKMAIEQINAKGGVNGKKLEAVEYDDACDPKQAVAVANKVVNDGVKFVVGHLCSSSTQPASDIYEDEGVVMITPAATSPDITNRGYKMVFRTIGLDSAQGPAAGNYIADHVKPKIVAVLHDKQQYGEGIATAVKKTLEGKGVKVAVFEGINAGDKDFSSMISKLKQANVDFVYYGGYHPELGLILRQSQEKGLKAKFMGPEGVGNDSISQIAKDASEGLLVTLPKSFDQDPANVALADAFKAKKEDPSGPFVFPSYSAVEVIAGGITAAKSEDAAKVAEAIHTGTFKTPTGDLSFDAKGDLKDFKFVVYEWHFGKPKTEVSPQ; translated from the coding sequence ATGAATAAGGCTACTAAGCAGATTTCCAAACTGTTTGCCGCTATGGTTCTGGCCGGAGTTGCCAGCCATTCGTTCGCAGCTGACACCATCAAGATCGGCATCACCGGCCCTAAAACCGGCCCTGTAGCCCAATACGGCGACATGCAGTTCAGTGGCGCAAAAATGGCCATCGAACAAATCAACGCCAAGGGCGGCGTCAACGGCAAGAAGCTCGAAGCCGTTGAATACGACGATGCGTGCGACCCGAAACAAGCCGTTGCAGTAGCCAACAAAGTCGTCAACGACGGCGTCAAGTTTGTAGTCGGTCACCTGTGCTCCAGCTCCACTCAACCGGCGTCCGACATCTACGAAGACGAAGGCGTGGTCATGATCACCCCGGCTGCCACCAGCCCGGACATCACCAACCGTGGTTACAAGATGGTCTTCCGTACCATCGGTCTGGACAGCGCCCAGGGCCCTGCCGCCGGTAACTACATTGCCGACCACGTGAAACCGAAAATCGTTGCGGTATTGCACGACAAGCAGCAATACGGCGAAGGCATCGCCACTGCCGTGAAGAAAACCCTCGAAGGCAAAGGCGTCAAGGTTGCCGTGTTCGAAGGCATCAACGCCGGCGACAAAGATTTCTCCTCGATGATCTCCAAGCTCAAGCAAGCCAACGTCGACTTCGTCTACTACGGCGGCTACCACCCGGAGCTGGGCCTGATCCTGCGTCAATCCCAGGAAAAAGGCCTGAAAGCCAAGTTCATGGGGCCGGAAGGCGTGGGCAACGACTCGATCTCGCAGATCGCCAAGGACGCTTCCGAAGGCCTGCTGGTGACCCTGCCGAAGTCCTTCGACCAGGACCCGGCGAACGTTGCCCTGGCTGACGCGTTCAAAGCCAAGAAAGAAGACCCGAGCGGCCCGTTCGTGTTCCCTTCCTACTCCGCCGTTGAAGTCATCGCCGGTGGTATCACTGCCGCCAAGAGCGAAGACGCAGCCAAAGTGGCCGAAGCCATCCACACCGGGACCTTCAAGACCCCGACTGGCGACCTGAGCTTCGACGCCAAGGGCGACCTCAAAGACTTCAAATTTGTGGTCTACGAGTGGCACTTCGGCAAACCTAAAACCGAAGTTTCGCCTCAGTAA
- a CDS encoding DUF2288 domain-containing protein: MTQEPSTLYAKLLGETASITWKELEPFFAKGALLWVDAGLDLIEAAEAVAQDEGEKVAAWLAAEKLGKVSETRALDLVERDPQLWAVVVSPWILIQERASV, from the coding sequence ATGACTCAAGAACCTAGCACCCTCTATGCCAAGCTGCTTGGTGAAACCGCATCTATTACCTGGAAGGAGCTGGAACCGTTCTTTGCCAAGGGTGCCCTATTGTGGGTCGACGCCGGCCTGGATTTGATCGAGGCGGCCGAAGCCGTTGCCCAGGATGAGGGCGAGAAAGTGGCAGCCTGGCTGGCTGCCGAGAAGCTGGGCAAGGTGTCTGAAACGCGGGCGCTGGATCTGGTAGAGCGCGATCCACAGCTCTGGGCGGTGGTGGTTTCACCGTGGATTCTGATCCAGGAAAGGGCGTCGGTTTGA